Proteins from a genomic interval of Qipengyuania sp. JC766:
- a CDS encoding HAD-IA family hydrolase, translated as MTRLAIFDCDGTLVDGQAGVCDAMEIAFARADLPLPDRNAVRRIVGLSLPQAVRQLAPDAPGERQAAAVDAYKEAFRASRLEGRLQEPLYDGIAALLADLSANGWQLAVATGKSDRGLQSCLATHDLLDLFCSLQTADRHPSKPHPAMLEATLFEAGAQPGDALMIGDTTFDIAMARAAGVDAIGVAWGYHTPAELIEAGARGVAADAAELKDMLNDQS; from the coding sequence GTGACGCGCCTCGCCATATTCGATTGCGACGGAACCCTGGTCGACGGGCAAGCCGGCGTGTGCGACGCCATGGAAATCGCCTTTGCGCGGGCCGACCTCCCTCTGCCGGACCGCAATGCCGTGCGCCGGATCGTAGGGTTAAGCCTGCCGCAGGCCGTTCGCCAGCTTGCCCCCGACGCGCCGGGAGAACGGCAGGCCGCGGCCGTCGATGCCTACAAGGAGGCGTTCCGGGCCAGCAGGCTGGAAGGCCGCCTGCAGGAACCGCTGTATGACGGGATCGCCGCACTGCTGGCGGATCTTTCCGCAAACGGATGGCAGCTTGCCGTGGCGACCGGCAAGTCCGATCGCGGCCTGCAATCCTGCCTTGCCACGCACGATTTGCTGGACCTGTTCTGCAGCCTGCAGACAGCGGACCGGCACCCTTCCAAGCCCCATCCGGCCATGCTCGAAGCGACGCTTTTCGAAGCGGGCGCGCAGCCGGGCGACGCCTTGATGATCGGCGACACTACGTTCGACATCGCGATGGCCCGCGCCGCGGGCGTGGACGCGATCGGCGTCGCCTGGGGCTACCACACGCCGGCAGAACTGATCGAGGCCGGCGCCCGCGGTGTGGCGGCAGATGCTGCGGAACTGAAGGACATGCTGAATGACCAATCCTGA
- a CDS encoding ATP12 family protein encodes MKRFYKDATARREGDGWLVMLDERPVKTAQGKLQIVPSLGLAEAMAAEWRAQGEMLDPRSLPLRDLADLAIDVVAPDPQQTIIETLPFAETDTLCYRGDPGTPLFERQEALWEPLLENLERHTATRFERISGVLHRPQPAETIDALSRELAQLDPFRMAAVRTMASLAASLCIALAALDPDSDPQELWNAANLEEDWQAEQWGIDAEAAAVREAKEALFLTAGRFARLIGE; translated from the coding sequence ATGAAGCGGTTCTACAAGGATGCGACGGCGCGGCGCGAGGGCGACGGATGGCTTGTCATGCTGGACGAACGCCCGGTAAAGACCGCGCAGGGCAAGCTGCAAATCGTACCTTCCCTCGGCCTGGCCGAAGCGATGGCGGCCGAATGGCGCGCGCAAGGGGAAATGCTCGATCCCCGTTCCCTGCCGCTGCGCGATCTTGCGGACCTGGCGATCGACGTGGTCGCACCCGATCCGCAGCAGACCATCATCGAAACGCTTCCCTTCGCGGAGACCGACACGCTCTGCTATCGCGGCGATCCCGGCACGCCCCTGTTCGAGCGGCAGGAAGCGCTGTGGGAACCGCTGCTCGAAAACCTGGAGCGGCACACCGCGACGCGCTTCGAGCGGATATCGGGCGTCCTGCACCGGCCCCAGCCTGCAGAGACCATCGACGCCCTCTCGCGCGAACTGGCGCAGCTCGACCCGTTCCGGATGGCCGCGGTCAGGACCATGGCCTCGCTCGCCGCATCGCTGTGCATCGCTCTCGCGGCACTCGATCCGGACAGCGATCCGCAGGAACTGTGGAACGCCGCCAATCTGGAAGAGGACTGGCAGGCCGAACAATGGGGCATCGACGCCGAAGCCGCGGCGGTCCGGGAGGCGAAAGAAGCGCTCTTCCTGACGGCCGGCCGCTTCGCGCGACTGATCGGCGAATGA
- a CDS encoding ABC-type transport auxiliary lipoprotein family protein — translation MTLTRMIRFVPLAFAPVLLAGCISFGAEAPPSLLTLTPRATLQAGSAVQATESSAIAVAEPGVPQKISVTRVPVQVDETTIAYLKDAVWVERPARLFQQLLAETLRARGNTVVVDGDDPEFLAATQLRGTLREFGYDAQAGSVVVRFDAVRGGGTEPVQTRRFESTVPVISGDDGPEPGPVGEALNQAANDVAAQVTDWVR, via the coding sequence ATGACCCTGACCCGCATGATCCGTTTCGTTCCGCTGGCCTTCGCGCCCGTGCTCCTGGCCGGCTGCATCAGCTTCGGCGCCGAAGCGCCGCCCAGCCTGCTGACCCTGACCCCGCGCGCCACGTTGCAGGCGGGCAGTGCCGTCCAGGCGACCGAGTCCTCGGCGATCGCGGTTGCCGAGCCGGGCGTGCCGCAGAAGATCTCCGTGACCCGGGTCCCGGTGCAGGTGGACGAGACGACCATCGCCTATCTCAAGGACGCGGTCTGGGTGGAACGGCCCGCGCGCCTGTTCCAGCAATTGCTGGCAGAAACTCTGCGCGCCCGCGGCAATACCGTGGTGGTGGACGGGGACGATCCCGAATTCCTCGCCGCGACCCAGTTGCGCGGAACCTTGCGCGAATTCGGTTACGATGCGCAGGCCGGATCCGTCGTGGTGCGGTTCGATGCCGTGCGCGGCGGCGGGACCGAACCTGTCCAGACGCGCAGGTTCGAAAGCACGGTCCCGGTGATTTCCGGCGATGACGGACCCGAACCCGGCCCCGTGGGCGAAGCGCTGAACCAGGCTGCGAACGACGTCGCTGCCCAGGTCACCGACTGGGTCCGCTAA
- a CDS encoding MlaD family protein → METRANHLWVGIVTLILLAGLALFVVFLTRWGQGDQKEYDILFQQSVAGLAEGSQVSFAGVPVGTVSDIAISQEDPEFIRVRIKVKDEVPILIGTTATVQGSFTGVSTILLDGARQGAPAITCETTACLEPGIPQIPPADGGFNAILANAPLLLERLATLTERLTQLLDDRNQSEITAILANTNQITDQLADQVAIQGPELQRTLVALQGTLNEASGALSEFQNVTRSTDSLLNQEGAALAKELRGTLNSANKAAASLSAALDETRPATRAITQQLTQSTLPAAEATMQDLRKTSAALRKVTERLEQEGATSLLSSPPLPDYEPE, encoded by the coding sequence ATGGAAACACGCGCCAATCATCTCTGGGTCGGGATCGTCACGCTGATCCTCCTGGCGGGCCTCGCGCTCTTCGTCGTGTTCCTGACGCGCTGGGGACAGGGCGACCAGAAGGAATACGACATCCTGTTCCAGCAGTCCGTCGCCGGACTTGCCGAAGGCTCGCAGGTGTCCTTCGCGGGTGTGCCGGTGGGCACCGTGTCCGACATCGCCATTTCGCAGGAAGATCCCGAATTCATCCGCGTGCGGATCAAGGTGAAGGACGAGGTTCCGATCCTGATCGGAACCACTGCGACCGTGCAGGGGTCCTTCACCGGCGTGTCCACCATCCTGCTCGACGGCGCGCGCCAGGGAGCGCCCGCCATCACCTGCGAGACGACGGCATGCCTCGAACCCGGCATCCCGCAGATCCCGCCCGCCGATGGCGGCTTCAACGCGATCCTCGCCAATGCTCCGCTGCTGCTCGAACGGCTGGCGACGCTGACCGAGCGGCTGACGCAGCTGCTCGACGACCGCAACCAGAGCGAGATCACCGCGATCCTCGCCAACACCAACCAGATCACCGACCAGTTGGCCGACCAAGTCGCCATCCAGGGGCCGGAACTCCAGCGCACGCTGGTAGCCTTGCAGGGCACGCTCAACGAGGCGTCCGGCGCGTTGTCCGAATTCCAGAACGTCACCCGGTCGACCGACAGCCTGCTCAACCAGGAAGGCGCGGCGCTGGCAAAGGAACTGCGCGGGACGCTGAACTCGGCCAATAAGGCGGCCGCGTCGCTCAGCGCCGCGCTCGACGAGACGCGCCCCGCGACCCGCGCGATCACGCAGCAGCTGACGCAAAGCACGCTGCCTGCCGCCGAAGCGACCATGCAGGACCTGCGCAAGACCAGCGCGGCGCTGCGCAAAGTGACCGAACGGCTGGAGCAGGAAGGGGCGACCTCGCTCCTGTCCAGCCCGCCGCTGCCCGATTACGAGCCCGAGTGA
- a CDS encoding ABC transporter ATP-binding protein, translating into MSQDSDQQEDRLPERHERFRGEYPVVVEGLRNSFGDQVIHENLDLKVRRGEILGVVGGSGTGKSVLMRSIIGLQRPDEGDVKVFGKSITDAEPDAAIGVRSRWGVLFQGGALFSTLTVGENVEVPLKQFYPDIEPELRREIARYKVVLSGLPEEATNKYPSELSGGMRKRAGLARALALDPEVLFLDEPTAGLDPIGASKFDRLTKELKEVLGLTVFLITHDLDTIYEICDRVAVLADKKVIKVGTVSELLETDHPWIQEYFNGPRGRAALTAQALDELRQHMDKPIAGHAVKALDKQTDTGS; encoded by the coding sequence GTGAGCCAGGACAGCGACCAGCAGGAGGACCGCCTCCCCGAGCGGCACGAGCGCTTCCGCGGCGAATATCCCGTCGTGGTGGAGGGCCTGCGCAACAGTTTCGGCGACCAGGTGATCCACGAGAACCTCGACCTGAAGGTTCGAAGGGGCGAGATCCTCGGCGTGGTCGGCGGGTCGGGCACCGGCAAGTCCGTCCTGATGCGCTCCATCATCGGACTCCAGCGCCCGGACGAGGGCGACGTGAAGGTCTTCGGCAAGTCCATCACCGATGCGGAGCCCGATGCGGCGATCGGTGTGCGCAGCCGCTGGGGCGTCCTGTTCCAGGGCGGGGCGCTGTTCTCCACCCTGACGGTGGGCGAGAACGTGGAAGTGCCGCTCAAGCAGTTCTACCCCGACATCGAACCCGAACTGCGGCGCGAGATCGCGCGCTACAAGGTCGTACTGTCCGGCCTGCCGGAAGAAGCGACCAACAAGTATCCGTCCGAGCTTTCGGGCGGGATGCGCAAGCGTGCCGGCCTCGCCCGGGCGCTGGCGCTCGATCCGGAAGTCCTGTTCCTGGACGAGCCGACCGCCGGCCTCGACCCGATCGGTGCGTCGAAATTCGACCGGCTGACCAAGGAACTGAAGGAGGTGCTGGGCCTGACCGTGTTCCTGATCACCCACGACCTCGATACGATCTACGAAATCTGCGACCGGGTCGCGGTGCTGGCGGACAAGAAGGTCATCAAGGTCGGCACGGTCAGCGAGTTGCTGGAGACCGACCATCCCTGGATCCAGGAATATTTCAACGGTCCGCGCGGCCGTGCGGCACTGACCGCGCAGGCGCTGGACGAGCTGCGCCAGCACATGGACAAGCCCATCGCCGGACACGCCGTCAAAGCGTTGGACAAGCAGACAGACACAGGTTCATAG